One part of the Oceanihabitans sp. IOP_32 genome encodes these proteins:
- the nqrE gene encoding NADH:ubiquinone reductase (Na(+)-transporting) subunit E, with protein sequence MIEHIELFFKSIFIDNMVFAVFLGMCSYLAVSKKVATAVGLGAAVIFVLAITVPLNWLLDQYLLQPGALTWLGPEYADYDLGFLSFIMFIATIATMVQLVEIVVEKFSPALYNSLGIFLPLIAVNCAILGGSLFMQSREIETLGLAVNYGISSGIGWFLAILAIAAIREKIRYSNVPAPLRGLGITFIITGLMGIGFLSFGGMLTGGDEESAPAAEPTTVILEQEEKTEEAKELAENTTKTIN encoded by the coding sequence ATGATAGAACATATAGAATTATTTTTTAAATCCATTTTTATAGATAATATGGTGTTTGCTGTTTTTTTAGGCATGTGTTCCTATTTAGCAGTATCTAAAAAGGTGGCTACAGCTGTAGGCCTAGGCGCCGCAGTTATATTTGTATTGGCTATAACGGTACCCTTAAACTGGTTGTTAGATCAATATTTATTGCAACCAGGAGCTTTAACTTGGCTCGGTCCCGAATATGCAGATTACGACTTAGGCTTTTTGTCTTTCATTATGTTTATCGCAACTATTGCTACTATGGTACAATTGGTAGAAATAGTAGTAGAAAAATTTTCGCCTGCATTATATAATTCTTTAGGGATTTTCTTACCGCTAATTGCCGTAAACTGTGCCATATTAGGCGGGTCATTATTTATGCAATCGAGAGAAATTGAAACTTTAGGGCTAGCTGTTAACTATGGAATTTCTTCTGGAATTGGTTGGTTTTTGGCTATTTTGGCCATTGCCGCGATACGTGAAAAAATTCGATACAGTAACGTACCAGCACCTTTAAGAGGTTTAGGAATTACGTTTATTATTACGGGTTTAATGGGGATTGGCTTTTTAAGTTTTGGTGGTATGTTAACTGGGGGAGACGAAGAGAGCGCACCCGCTGCAGAGCCTACAACGGTAATATTAGAACAAGAAGAGAAAACAGAAGAAGCTAAAGAATTAGCAGAAAACACTACTAAAACAATAAATTAA
- a CDS encoding NADH:ubiquinone reductase (Na(+)-transporting) subunit B, whose translation MSLKSKLHNFKEKNKNKKWIPAFNAFHTFLYLPNETTQGGTHIKVADDLKRTMNTVIMALVPCLIFGMFNAGYQHYLALGEIEQAKGFLGASFWTIDNLVVGIWQVLPLVIVSYGVGLLVEFIFAIIKGHEVEEGYLVTGMLVPLIVPVDIPLWMLAVAVVFGVVIGKEVFGGTGMNILNPALTIRAFLFFAYPTWMSGDKVWVHGAVERAGTPDAISGETILGSYAQNNGSLGYDNWDMFWGIIPGSVGETSKFLIIIGALFLIFTKIGSWRIILSTLIGALSMGLIFNGVVNAGWIGESSKFYGLMNVPFWEHLIIGSILFGAVYMATDPVTASQTNKGKWIYGFLIGFISIMIRVFNPAYPEGVFLAILLMNVFAPTIDHYVIKGNVKRRLKRVQVKTA comes from the coding sequence ATGAGCTTAAAAAGTAAACTACACAATTTTAAAGAAAAGAATAAAAACAAAAAATGGATACCAGCATTTAATGCCTTCCATACGTTTTTATATTTGCCAAACGAGACAACACAAGGTGGTACTCATATTAAAGTGGCCGATGATTTAAAGCGCACCATGAATACGGTAATCATGGCTCTAGTACCTTGTTTGATTTTCGGTATGTTTAATGCAGGTTATCAGCATTATTTAGCCTTAGGTGAAATTGAACAAGCCAAAGGGTTTCTTGGCGCATCGTTTTGGACTATAGATAATCTTGTAGTTGGAATATGGCAAGTATTGCCATTGGTAATTGTGTCTTACGGTGTAGGTTTATTAGTAGAATTTATATTCGCCATAATAAAAGGACACGAGGTAGAAGAAGGCTATCTAGTAACCGGTATGCTCGTGCCACTAATTGTCCCAGTAGATATTCCTTTATGGATGCTGGCGGTAGCGGTTGTATTTGGTGTAGTTATTGGTAAAGAAGTGTTTGGCGGTACAGGAATGAATATACTTAATCCAGCCCTAACCATTCGAGCATTTTTGTTTTTTGCATATCCGACGTGGATGTCTGGAGATAAGGTGTGGGTGCATGGTGCTGTTGAGCGTGCTGGAACGCCCGACGCCATTTCTGGAGAAACCATATTAGGGTCTTATGCTCAAAATAATGGATCTTTGGGTTACGATAATTGGGATATGTTTTGGGGAATTATACCTGGGTCGGTTGGCGAAACCTCGAAGTTCCTAATTATTATAGGCGCCTTATTTTTAATTTTCACAAAAATTGGTAGTTGGAGAATTATACTCTCAACCTTAATAGGGGCATTGAGCATGGGGCTAATCTTTAACGGCGTTGTTAATGCTGGTTGGATTGGAGAATCGAGCAAGTTTTACGGATTAATGAATGTACCATTTTGGGAACACTTAATTATTGGAAGTATTTTATTTGGTGCCGTTTATATGGCCACAGATCCAGTAACGGCATCGCAAACTAATAAAGGCAAATGGATTTACGGATTCTTAATAGGATTTATCTCTATCATGATTCGTGTATTTAACCCAGCTTATCCAGAAGGGGTGTTTTTAGCAATACTATTAATGAATGTTTTCGCACCAACCATAGATCACTATGTGATAAAAGGAAATGTGAAACGCAGATTAAAACGAGTTCAAGTTAAAACAGCGTAA
- a CDS encoding NRDE family protein, which produces MCTVTVIPMGANDFVLTTNRDEAPNRPTLKPAFYTLNHTKLWFPKDELSGGTWIGVSDKKRVVCLLNGGFVGHERKSNYRLSRGVVVKDILISKNVIETVLNYNFLGIEPFTVILLDWSMGLKLYELVWDGLNTHFKPLDFEPKIWSSSSLYSKTMKSEREQWFEAYKKDTDLNPESLLRFHKTAGQNNGQFGVIMDRGHVKTTSITQVAKSGINLNLHHINLLDRTEIAQVFVMP; this is translated from the coding sequence ATGTGTACAGTTACCGTCATTCCTATGGGTGCTAATGATTTTGTGCTCACCACAAATCGAGATGAAGCTCCCAATAGACCTACTTTAAAACCGGCATTTTACACTTTAAACCACACCAAGTTATGGTTTCCGAAGGATGAGTTATCTGGAGGCACTTGGATTGGGGTAAGCGATAAAAAAAGGGTTGTTTGTTTACTTAATGGCGGATTTGTTGGTCATGAACGAAAATCGAATTATCGATTAAGCAGAGGTGTCGTTGTAAAAGATATTTTAATTTCTAAAAATGTTATAGAAACCGTTTTAAACTATAATTTTTTGGGTATTGAACCATTTACGGTTATTCTCTTAGATTGGAGTATGGGTTTAAAATTGTATGAATTAGTCTGGGATGGGCTAAATACTCATTTCAAACCCTTAGATTTTGAGCCTAAAATTTGGTCCTCTTCTTCATTGTACTCAAAAACTATGAAAAGTGAACGCGAGCAGTGGTTTGAAGCTTATAAAAAGGATACAGATTTAAACCCAGAATCTCTGTTAAGATTTCATAAAACGGCAGGACAGAACAATGGGCAATTTGGAGTGATTATGGATCGAGGTCATGTTAAAACAACTAGCATTACTCAAGTGGCCAAATCTGGTATTAATTTAAATTTGCACCACATAAATCTTTTAGACCGTACTGAAATAGCACAAGTCTTTGTTATGCCCTAA
- a CDS encoding Na(+)-translocating NADH-quinone reductase subunit C yields MAINTEKNSYTILFAVVMVMVVGSLLAFTASSLKPKIKENERMEKQQNILYAMGINGNEGKGDIVFISTDKVSDAFETYVSEQLVLEYKDGEIINQLTSEEFMTSDDEGKGIAPYLIDVKKQQTRAKQGKSRFLPLFVGNQDGETVYVAPIRGKGLWDAIWGYIALDENMVIKGTFFDHAAETPGLGSNIKQRYFMDDFKGEKLLDEDGVFKGVAVKKGNNDPSNETKDDHAVDALAGATITGDGVSAMIKKDLKLYKPFFQNLKSKTN; encoded by the coding sequence ATGGCAATTAACACAGAAAAAAATTCATATACTATACTTTTTGCCGTTGTAATGGTAATGGTCGTAGGTTCTCTATTAGCGTTTACCGCGTCGTCTTTAAAACCCAAAATTAAAGAGAATGAACGTATGGAAAAGCAGCAAAACATCTTGTATGCTATGGGAATAAACGGAAATGAAGGCAAAGGAGATATTGTTTTTATTTCAACCGACAAAGTCTCTGATGCTTTCGAAACCTATGTTTCAGAACAGTTAGTTTTAGAGTATAAGGACGGAGAAATTATAAATCAACTTACAAGTGAAGAATTTATGACCTCCGACGATGAGGGTAAAGGTATAGCGCCTTATCTAATCGATGTTAAAAAACAACAAACTCGGGCAAAACAAGGTAAATCTAGATTTCTACCGTTATTTGTGGGCAATCAAGATGGCGAAACGGTTTATGTGGCACCAATTCGAGGCAAAGGACTTTGGGACGCTATTTGGGGGTATATCGCTCTGGATGAAAATATGGTAATTAAAGGCACATTTTTCGATCATGCAGCAGAGACTCCTGGTTTAGGTTCTAATATTAAACAGCGTTATTTTATGGATGATTTTAAAGGAGAAAAGTTGTTGGATGAAGACGGTGTATTTAAAGGTGTAGCTGTAAAAAAAGGTAATAACGACCCGAGTAACGAAACCAAAGACGATCATGCTGTAGATGCCTTAGCGGGCGCAACTATTACTGGAGATGGTGTATCTGCAATGATTAAGAAAGATTTGAAATTGTATAAGCCATTTTTTCAGAATTTAAAATCAAAAACAAATTAG
- a CDS encoding DUF5103 domain-containing protein, protein MSLKCKNLIVLIFLPLLIFSQTQEVSPPDYIKTITFKSNTQESQLPIIKLGETLSLSFDALNGNEADYYYKIDHFNFDWSPSILVKSEYIDGFDNQRIRSYENSLNTYQIYSHYKLTIPNAQTKRLKVSGNYLLSIFNDDDQLVFSRKFMVYENKTKVAVNIKRSRDLEFIDQKQRVELEISSNDLQLNNPKQRVKTLIIQNNNLNTAISGLKPQYTIGNKLIYKYDTESSFWGGNEYLYFDNKDIRAANISVRHIDLQDLYHNYLFTNTERASKPYTYNPDINGNFLITSINADNPNIEADYVWVHFSLAPSPKLLDKTIHIYGNFNNYTINEDTKMTFDAKDHVFKHALLLKQGFYNYKYVITNKGVLDEGAISGNFYQTENNYKALVYYRDLGGRYDNIIGLGEGSSVNISN, encoded by the coding sequence ATGTCATTAAAGTGTAAAAATCTAATCGTTTTAATATTTCTACCGCTATTAATTTTCTCGCAAACTCAGGAAGTAAGCCCACCAGATTACATTAAAACAATAACGTTTAAAAGCAACACCCAAGAAAGTCAATTACCCATTATAAAATTAGGTGAAACATTAAGCCTATCGTTTGATGCCTTAAACGGTAATGAAGCGGATTACTATTATAAAATTGACCATTTTAATTTTGATTGGTCGCCTTCAATTTTAGTCAAATCAGAATATATTGACGGCTTCGACAATCAACGTATTAGAAGCTATGAGAATTCACTAAACACTTATCAAATATACTCACACTACAAACTCACAATACCCAATGCACAAACAAAGCGCTTAAAAGTATCAGGAAACTATTTATTGAGTATTTTTAATGATGACGACCAACTGGTTTTTTCGAGAAAATTTATGGTTTACGAGAATAAAACTAAAGTTGCTGTAAATATAAAACGCTCAAGAGACCTTGAGTTTATAGACCAAAAACAACGTGTAGAGCTTGAAATCTCATCAAACGATTTACAACTAAACAATCCTAAACAACGTGTAAAAACCTTAATCATTCAAAACAATAATTTAAACACTGCGATTTCAGGTTTAAAACCTCAATACACCATAGGTAATAAGCTAATTTACAAATACGATACCGAATCTAGTTTTTGGGGAGGTAACGAATATTTATACTTCGACAATAAAGATATAAGAGCGGCCAACATAAGTGTTCGTCATATCGATTTACAAGATTTATATCATAATTACTTGTTTACAAATACCGAAAGGGCTTCGAAACCCTACACCTACAATCCAGATATTAATGGGAATTTTTTGATAACAAGTATAAATGCCGACAACCCAAATATTGAGGCCGATTATGTTTGGGTTCATTTTTCATTAGCGCCTAGCCCAAAATTACTAGACAAAACCATTCATATATACGGCAATTTTAACAATTACACCATTAACGAGGATACCAAAATGACTTTTGATGCCAAAGACCATGTTTTTAAACATGCCTTATTATTAAAACAAGGCTTTTACAACTACAAATATGTCATTACAAATAAAGGGGTATTAGACGAAGGCGCGATTAGTGGAAACTTTTATCAAACCGAAAACAATTATAAGGCTCTTGTATATTACAGGGATTTAGGTGGCCGATACGATAACATTATAGGTTTAGGTGAAGGTTCTTCGGTTAATATCTCAAATTAA
- a CDS encoding NADH:ubiquinone reductase (Na(+)-transporting) subunit D, producing MGLLSRKDAKLITDPLADNNPITIQVLGICSALAITADLKASMVMGVAVLFVMGVGNVVISLMRNMIPSKIRIIVQLIVVASLVIIVDQVLKAYAFELSKTLSVFIGLIITNCIIMGRFEAFALANGPYRSFLDGIGNALGYAVILVIVGFFRELLGAGTLLGIPVLGDPIEKTGVFSIGYENNGFMLMPPMALIIVGLIIWVQRSKNKNLIED from the coding sequence ATGGGACTTCTATCAAGAAAAGACGCTAAATTAATTACAGATCCCTTAGCGGATAATAACCCAATTACCATTCAAGTACTGGGCATCTGTTCGGCTTTAGCAATTACAGCAGATTTAAAAGCATCTATGGTAATGGGTGTTGCTGTATTGTTTGTTATGGGTGTTGGAAATGTGGTTATTTCCTTAATGCGAAATATGATACCTTCAAAAATTAGAATTATTGTACAACTAATAGTTGTGGCATCGCTTGTAATTATTGTAGATCAAGTTTTAAAAGCCTATGCTTTTGAATTGAGTAAAACACTCTCGGTATTTATAGGGCTTATCATTACAAACTGTATCATTATGGGGCGTTTTGAGGCGTTTGCTTTGGCTAATGGCCCATACCGATCGTTTTTAGATGGTATTGGCAATGCTTTAGGTTACGCCGTAATTTTAGTGATTGTTGGATTTTTTAGAGAGCTTTTAGGTGCTGGAACACTGCTTGGAATCCCAGTATTAGGAGACCCTATCGAAAAAACAGGGGTATTCTCAATAGGTTATGAAAATAATGGCTTTATGTTAATGCCTCCAATGGCACTTATAATTGTAGGCCTTATTATTTGGGTACAACGCAGTAAAAATAAAAATTTAATAGAAGATTAA
- the apaG gene encoding Co2+/Mg2+ efflux protein ApaG, whose protein sequence is MVQQVTSGIKISVKTNFEGSFYRNYIIQFAFAYTVTIENKSKDTVQLNSRYWEIIDALNTLETVSGEGVVGKTPILSPGESHTYTSGCLLNAPFGAMQGHYNMVNFTTGKKFKVFIPTFGLNAPFAVN, encoded by the coding sequence ATGGTTCAACAAGTTACAAGCGGCATAAAAATTTCGGTAAAAACCAACTTCGAAGGTTCTTTTTACAGAAATTACATTATACAGTTTGCCTTCGCTTACACGGTAACTATAGAAAACAAAAGCAAAGATACCGTGCAGCTTAATTCCCGTTATTGGGAAATTATAGACGCCTTAAACACTCTTGAAACCGTATCTGGAGAAGGTGTTGTTGGAAAAACGCCTATTTTAAGCCCTGGAGAATCTCACACCTACACTTCAGGATGCCTGTTAAATGCACCCTTCGGGGCGATGCAGGGTCACTATAACATGGTGAATTTTACTACCGGCAAAAAGTTTAAGGTTTTTATTCCAACATTTGGATTAAATGCGCCTTTTGCTGTAAACTAA
- the pruA gene encoding L-glutamate gamma-semialdehyde dehydrogenase: protein MGKGFFNVPVAINEPVKGYAPGSPERDAVLKAYKSMFNSQIDVPMYINGKDVTTGNTRTMSPPHDHKHSVGTYHLAEKKHVEEAISTALEARKNWVQMPWEQRAGIFLKAAELIAGPYRAKINAATMIAQSKNIHQAEIDAACELIDFLRFNVQFMTDIYYDQPESTSDAWNRVEYRPLEGFTYAVTPFNFTAIAGNLPACMALMGNVVVWKPSNNQIYSAKVIMDVFKEAGVPAGVINVVFGDPRMITDTVMASPHFSGLHYTGSTPVFQNLWKQIANNIENYKTYPRIVGETGGKDFIVAHKSAVPKQVATAISRGAFEFQGQKCSAASRAYIPSNIWEEVKKFVVEDVKSFKMGSPEDMSNFITAVINEASFDKLASYIDAAKSDADAEVIVGGNYDKSIGYFIEPTVIVTTNPKYSTMCTELFGPVITIYVYDEHKYTETLKLVDETSEYGLTGAILATDRYAITEATDALQNAAGNFYINDKPTGAVVGQQPFGGARASGTNDKAGSAQNLLRWVSPRLIKETFVTPVDYRYPFLGE, encoded by the coding sequence ATGGGAAAAGGATTTTTTAACGTACCAGTTGCTATAAACGAACCTGTTAAGGGCTATGCTCCGGGTTCTCCAGAACGTGATGCTGTTCTTAAAGCTTACAAAAGCATGTTTAACAGCCAAATTGATGTACCAATGTATATTAATGGTAAGGACGTTACAACTGGCAACACCAGAACCATGTCGCCACCGCACGATCATAAACACAGTGTGGGCACCTACCATTTAGCCGAAAAAAAACACGTTGAAGAAGCCATTTCTACAGCACTTGAAGCTAGAAAAAATTGGGTGCAAATGCCATGGGAACAACGCGCTGGAATATTTCTAAAAGCTGCTGAGCTTATTGCCGGACCTTACCGTGCAAAAATAAATGCAGCGACAATGATTGCACAATCTAAAAACATACATCAGGCTGAGATTGATGCGGCCTGCGAACTCATAGACTTCTTGCGATTTAATGTACAGTTTATGACGGATATTTATTACGATCAGCCAGAAAGCACAAGCGATGCATGGAACCGTGTTGAGTACCGTCCGCTAGAAGGTTTCACCTATGCCGTTACCCCGTTTAACTTTACTGCCATTGCAGGAAACCTACCAGCCTGTATGGCCCTAATGGGCAATGTTGTGGTTTGGAAACCAAGTAACAACCAAATATATTCGGCTAAAGTTATAATGGATGTATTTAAAGAAGCTGGTGTGCCTGCTGGTGTAATTAATGTGGTTTTTGGAGATCCAAGAATGATTACAGATACGGTTATGGCTAGTCCGCACTTTTCTGGATTACACTACACGGGGTCAACTCCAGTTTTTCAAAACTTGTGGAAACAAATTGCAAATAATATAGAAAACTATAAAACCTACCCTAGAATAGTTGGGGAAACAGGCGGGAAAGACTTTATTGTAGCGCATAAATCTGCCGTTCCAAAACAAGTGGCCACTGCCATTTCTAGAGGAGCATTCGAGTTTCAAGGACAAAAATGTAGTGCCGCATCAAGAGCTTATATTCCTTCTAATATTTGGGAAGAGGTCAAAAAATTTGTCGTTGAAGATGTAAAGTCCTTTAAAATGGGCTCTCCAGAAGACATGAGTAATTTTATTACGGCCGTAATTAATGAAGCGTCTTTTGACAAACTCGCTTCTTATATTGATGCGGCTAAAAGCGACGCTGACGCGGAAGTTATTGTTGGTGGTAACTACGACAAATCGATAGGTTATTTTATTGAGCCAACCGTAATTGTAACTACAAACCCAAAATATTCGACGATGTGTACAGAATTATTTGGGCCCGTTATAACTATTTATGTTTATGATGAGCATAAATACACTGAAACTTTAAAATTAGTCGACGAAACAAGCGAATACGGTTTAACAGGGGCAATTCTTGCCACCGATAGATATGCTATTACAGAGGCTACAGACGCTTTACAAAATGCCGCGGGCAATTTTTATATTAACGATAAGCCCACTGGTGCCGTTGTTGGACAACAACCTTTTGGTGGTGCTCGAGCTTCGGGTACCAACGATAAAGCCGGTAGCGCCCAAAACTTATTGCGTTGGGTTTCGCCTAGATTAATAAAGGAAACCTTTGTTACACCTGTCGATTATCGCTATCCATTTTTAGGAGAATAG
- the ftsY gene encoding signal recognition particle-docking protein FtsY, producing MSFFKKIFSKEKKETLNKGLEKSKSSFLGKLSKAVAGKSKVDDDVLDNLEEVLVSSDVGVNTTLKVIERIEERVAKDKYLGTDELNEILREEIAGLLSETNIGEESEFTIPQNKKPYVLMVVGVNGVGKTTTIGKLAYQFKKQGLKVVLGAADTFRAAAIDQLQVWADRVDVPMVRQDMGSDPASVAFDALKSGVSQDADVIIIDTAGRLHNKINLMNELTKVKRVMQKVVDDAPHDVLLVLDGSTGQNAFEQAKQFTAATEVTSLAVTKLDGTAKGGVVIGISDQFKIPVKYIGVGEGIEDLQVFNKYEFVDSFFK from the coding sequence ATGAGCTTTTTTAAGAAAATATTTTCAAAAGAGAAAAAGGAAACACTAAATAAAGGTTTAGAAAAATCTAAATCTAGCTTTTTGGGTAAATTAAGTAAAGCCGTAGCAGGAAAATCTAAGGTAGATGATGATGTCTTAGATAATCTTGAAGAGGTTTTAGTGTCTAGTGATGTTGGAGTAAATACCACTTTAAAGGTTATAGAACGTATTGAGGAACGCGTTGCCAAAGATAAATATTTAGGAACAGATGAGCTCAATGAAATTCTGCGCGAAGAAATTGCTGGTTTGTTAAGTGAAACTAATATTGGAGAAGAGTCTGAATTTACGATACCTCAAAATAAAAAACCATATGTGTTAATGGTGGTTGGTGTTAATGGTGTGGGCAAAACAACAACCATTGGAAAACTGGCTTATCAATTTAAAAAACAAGGATTAAAAGTGGTATTAGGGGCAGCAGATACTTTTAGGGCTGCTGCTATCGATCAATTACAAGTTTGGGCCGACCGGGTAGATGTGCCTATGGTACGACAGGATATGGGCAGCGATCCAGCATCTGTAGCGTTCGATGCCTTAAAATCTGGTGTTAGCCAAGATGCCGACGTTATTATTATCGATACCGCTGGACGTTTACATAACAAAATCAATTTAATGAATGAGCTTACAAAGGTAAAGCGTGTAATGCAAAAAGTAGTCGATGATGCCCCACACGATGTGCTTTTAGTTTTAGATGGCTCTACGGGTCAGAATGCCTTCGAGCAAGCCAAACAATTTACCGCTGCAACCGAGGTGACCTCGCTCGCTGTGACCAAATTAGACGGTACTGCTAAAGGTGGTGTGGTTATAGGTATTTCAGATCAGTTTAAAATTCCAGTTAAATATATTGGTGTTGGTGAGGGTATTGAAGATTTACAAGTTTTTAATAAATATGAATTTGTCGATTCTTTCTTTAAATAA
- a CDS encoding Na(+)-translocating NADH-quinone reductase subunit A codes for MSNGIRIKKGLDIKLKGKAEKTVEEAIKSNYFVIRPEDFHNITPKLIVKEGTSVKAGDTVFYDKSQELITFSSPVSGKVVEVMRGPKRRIDAIKIQADKEQVYQDHGVFNLETATAQTLKTHLLASGCWPFIKQRPYDVIANPEKTPKSIFVSAYASAPLAADLDFTLQGKEAELQAAITALSKLTEGQVHVSVGAGSNSPLAGVTGATIHKVSGPHPAGNVGTQINKIDPINKGDIVWTVNAQDLVIIGELLLTGKFNAERVVALVGSLIEKPRYFVCKIGCEIATMIYDKGISKDANARIISGNVLSGKQIQPDGVLDYYSNVISVIPEGDDYEFFGWNKPVFNKVSTSRALTFSWLSPKKKYDLNTNTNGEHRAFVITGTYEKVFPLDIYPLQILKACMYEDLDEMEALGMYEVAPEDFALTEFVCVSKQPHQKIIRAGLDLMLKEIG; via the coding sequence ATGTCAAACGGCATTCGGATTAAAAAAGGTCTGGACATAAAACTTAAAGGTAAAGCTGAAAAAACCGTCGAAGAGGCGATTAAAAGCAATTACTTTGTCATAAGACCAGAAGATTTTCACAACATTACACCAAAACTTATCGTAAAAGAAGGCACTTCAGTAAAAGCTGGAGACACGGTATTTTACGACAAATCTCAAGAGCTTATTACTTTTTCTTCTCCGGTATCGGGAAAGGTGGTTGAAGTGATGCGTGGGCCAAAAAGACGCATTGATGCTATTAAAATTCAAGCAGATAAAGAGCAGGTGTACCAAGACCATGGAGTATTTAATTTAGAGACTGCGACTGCTCAAACGCTTAAAACGCATTTATTAGCATCGGGTTGTTGGCCATTTATAAAGCAGCGACCTTACGATGTTATTGCAAATCCAGAGAAAACACCAAAATCTATTTTTGTTTCTGCTTATGCAAGCGCTCCTTTGGCAGCCGATTTAGACTTTACCTTACAAGGTAAAGAGGCAGAGTTACAGGCCGCGATTACTGCACTTTCTAAACTTACCGAAGGCCAAGTGCATGTATCGGTTGGAGCGGGATCTAACTCGCCACTAGCGGGTGTTACTGGTGCGACTATTCACAAAGTTTCTGGGCCTCATCCTGCTGGTAATGTAGGGACGCAAATCAATAAAATAGACCCAATTAATAAAGGAGACATTGTTTGGACGGTTAATGCGCAGGACTTAGTCATTATCGGAGAGCTGTTATTAACAGGTAAGTTTAATGCCGAACGTGTTGTGGCATTAGTTGGCTCGTTAATTGAAAAACCGCGATATTTCGTTTGTAAAATAGGTTGTGAAATTGCAACTATGATATACGATAAGGGAATCTCTAAAGATGCCAATGCACGTATTATTTCGGGCAATGTCTTAAGCGGAAAACAAATTCAACCAGATGGGGTTCTAGATTATTACAGTAATGTTATTTCAGTTATTCCCGAAGGTGATGATTATGAGTTTTTTGGTTGGAATAAGCCAGTTTTTAATAAAGTATCTACTTCTAGAGCTTTAACATTTTCTTGGTTAAGTCCTAAGAAAAAATACGACTTAAATACAAACACCAATGGAGAGCATCGGGCATTTGTGATTACAGGGACTTACGAAAAGGTTTTTCCTTTAGATATATATCCGTTACAAATTTTAAAAGCTTGTATGTATGAAGATCTAGATGAGATGGAAGCTCTGGGAATGTACGAGGTAGCGCCAGAAGATTTTGCGCTTACAGAATTTGTTTGTGTGTCTAAACAACCACATCAAAAAATTATAAGAGCGGGATTAGATTTGATGCTGAAAGAAATTGGATAA